The proteins below come from a single Triticum aestivum cultivar Chinese Spring chromosome 5D, IWGSC CS RefSeq v2.1, whole genome shotgun sequence genomic window:
- the LOC123122824 gene encoding probable NAD(P)H dehydrogenase (quinone) FQR1-like 1 produces MGKGGGCVPSKSQRPPPPQRRDRTFIPAPATAAPEPTPTTAAPEPTATTAAPEPAPAPSPRQVRIYVVFYSMYGNVRRLARAVQRGVGSVPGARGILLRVPETLPRAVLARMGALEAAAEMDAEGIPVADPGGLPDADGFLFGFPARYGAMAAQMQAFFDSTAPLCRGQRLAGKPAGFFVSTGTQCGGQETTAWTAITQLAHQGMLFVPIGYTFREGMFEMEELRGGSPYGAGVFAGDGSRPPSELELALAEHHGKYMATLVKRMVHGADA; encoded by the exons ATGGGCAAGGGCGGCGGCTGCGTGCCCAGCAAGAGCCAGCGCCCTCCACCCCCGCAGCGCCGCGACCGCACCTTCATCCCGGCCCCGGCCACTGCCGCACCAGAGCCGACCCCGACCACCGCCGCGCCGGAGCCGACCGCGACCACCGCCGCGCCGGAGCCGGCGCCAGCGCCGTCGCCACGCCAGGTCCGCATCTACGTCGTGTTCTACTCCATGTATGGCAACGTGCGGCGCCTGGCGCGGGCGGTGCAGCGCGGGGTGGGGTCCGTGCCGGGCGCGCGGGGGATCCTGCTCCGCGTGCCGGAGACCCTGCCGCGCGCCGTGCTGGCCCGGATGGGCGCGCTGGAGGCCGCCGCGGAGATGGACGCGGAGGGGATCCCCGTGGCGGACCCCGGCGGGCTCCCCGACGCCGACGGCTTCCTCTTCGGCTTCCCCGCGCGGTACGGCGCCATGGCCGCGCAGATGCAGGCCTTCTTCGACTCCACCGCGCCGCTCTGCCGCGGCCAGCGCCTCGCCGGCAAGCCCGCCGGCTTCTTCGTCAGCACCGGCACCCAGTGCGGCGGCCAGGAGACCACCGC GTGGACGGCGATCACGCAGCTGGCGCACCAGGGCATGCTGTTCGTGCCCATCGGGTACACCTTCAGAGAGGGGATGTTCGAGATGGAGGAGCTCCGCGGGGGCTCGCCGTACGGCGCCGGGGTGTTCGCCGGCGACGGCTCCAGGCCGCCCAGCGAGCTGGAGCTGGCCCTCGCCGAGCACCACGGCAAGTACATGGCCACGCTGGTCAAGAGGATGGTGCACGGCGCCGATGCCTGA
- the LOC123122825 gene encoding uncharacterized protein has translation MANPEASKPPGPDEAAPERRADGTARKDGAGNPPPPPFLEVTCRSSGEVRRFAAGTTARYALHAVNRKLAPGAPAALHVEAAKEGEEPVCFGPTAPLADYGRGWRLQTVTEQDAPDAHHHAPPPGDGGKGARERELLRKKGASLYLAKIGLAFVFLFLLGGLFTYLLETIPDMILASTPPQSI, from the exons ATGGCGAATCCGGAGGCCAGCAAGCCGCCGGGACCCGACGAGGCGGCGCCGGAGCGGCGAGCTGACGGGACGGCGCGCAAGGACGGCGCCGGCAACCCCCCTCCCCCGCCG TTCTTGGAGGTGACCTgcaggagctccggcgaggtgCGGCGGTTCGCGGCCGGGACGACCGCCCGGTACGCGCTGCACGCGGTGAACCGCAAGCTGGCCCCCGGCGCCCCGGCGGCGTTGCACGTGGAGGCGGCCAAGGAGGGCGAGGAGCCGGTGTGCTTCGGCCCCACCGCGCCCCTCGCCGACTACGGCCGCGGCTGGCGCCTCCAGACCGTCACCGAGCAGGACGCGCCGGACGCCCATCACCACGCGCCGCCGCCCGGAGACGGGGGGAAGGGGGCTCGCGAGAGGGAACTGCTGAGGAAGAAGGGCGCCTCCCTGTACCTCGCCAAGATCGGGCtcgccttcgtcttcctcttcctGCTCGGCGGGCTCTTCACCTACCTGCTCGAGACCATCCCCGACATGATCCTCGCCTCCACTCCTCCTCAGTCCATTTAG
- the LOC123122823 gene encoding SRSF protein kinase 1 isoform X2: protein MAEAPAASRRAEEAGSRRRAEEEAEAAAAADGDGDSSVYTSEDEGTEDYRRGGYHAVRPGDTFKQGAYVVQSKLGWGHFSTVWLAWDTAHSRYVALKVQKSAQHYTEAAMDEIKILRQIADGDPEDSRCVVKLLDHFKHSGPNGSHVCMVFEFLGDNLLTLIKYTDYRGIPLPMVKEICRHVLIGLDYLHRELSIIHTDLKPENILLVSTIDPSKDPRKSGVPLVPPAARAIEPPPRAPAAPSVSTGLTRNQKKKIRKKAKRVAASTSEGNGAVASVDTDESDDKGDLSTANEGSPSEDGDRKRGGGHRRGSKGTRKRMAMEAELSCKLVDFGNACWTYKQFTSDIQTRQYRCPEVLLGSKYSTSADLWSFACICFELASGDVLFDPHSGDNFDRDEDHLALMMELLGMMPRKIALGGRYSRDYFNRYGDLRHIRRLRFWPLSKVLVEKYEFSDIDAIAMSDFLVPILDFVPEKRPTAAQLLQHPWFDAGPLRRQPRALADTAENPVDGAPENKGKEKDDERDAMAAELGNIAIDGASSSKTVKDPQASSKQKIANGTPSKK from the exons ATGGCCGAGGCTCCGGCGGCGAGCCGCAGGGCGGAGGAGGCGGGGAGCCGGCGccgcgcggaggaggaggcggaggcggcggccgccgccgacgGGGACGGGGACAGCAGCGTCTACACCTCCGAGGACGAGGGCACGGAGGACTACCGCCGCGGCGGCTACCACGCCGTCCGCCCCGGCGACACCTTCAAGCAGGGCGCCTACGTCGTGCAGTCCAAGCTCGGCTGGGGCCACTTCTCCACCGTCTGGCTCGCCTGGGACACCGCCCACTCC AGGTATGTGGCCCTCAAGGTGCAGAAGAGCGCACAGCACTACACGGAGGCTGCCATGGATGAGATCAAGATCTTGAGGCAGATTGCCGATGGCGACCCTGAAGACTCCCGCTGTGTTGTGAAGCTTCTTGACCACTTCAAGCACTCAGGCCCCAACGGGAGCCATGTCTGCATGGTGTTTGAGTTTCTTGGTGATAACTTGCTCACCCTGATCAAGTACACGGACTATCGCGGGATTCCGCTTCCGATGGTTAAGGAGATATGCCGGCATGTGCTCATTGGCCTTGACTACCTCCACCGCGAGCTTTCTATTATCCACACTGATCTGAAGCCTGAGAATATATTGCTCGTGTCCACTATTGACCCCTCGAAGGATCCCCGGAAGTCAGGTGTGCCACTGGTGCCCCCTGCTGCAAGGGCCATCGAGCCACCTCCAAGGGCACCTGCTGCACCATCAGTAAGTACTGGCCTCACCAGGAACCAAAAGAAGAAGATCCGGAAGAAAGCCAAACGTGTAGCTGCTTCAACTTCAGAAGGCAATGGGGCAGTGGCATCTGTTGACACGGATGAATCGGATGATAAGGGAGATCTGAGTACAGCAAATGAGGGCAGTCCTAGCGAGGATGGGGacaggaagagaggagggggacaTAGGCGGGGCAGCAAAGGGACTAGGAAGAGGATGGCGATGGAAGCTGAACTAAGCTGCAAGCTGGTGGACTTTGGAAATGCATGTTGGACGTACAAGCAGTTCACAAGTGATATCCAAACAAGGCAATACAGATGTCCTGAGGTCCTTCTGGGCTCCAAGTACTCTACATCTGCTGACTTGTGGTCCTTTGCATGCATATGCTTTGAACTTGCCTCAGGAGATGTGCTCTTTGATCCGCATAGTGGAGATAACTTTGACAGGGATGAG GATCACCTTGCGCTGATGATGGAGCTACTTGGAATGATGCCTCGAAAG ATTGCCTTGGGTGGCCGATATTCACGTGATTACTTCAATCGTTATGGGGACTTGAGGCACATCCGTCGCTTGCGGTTCTGGCCTCTCAGCAAGGTGCTTGTTGAGAAGTACGAGTTCAGCGATATAGATGCCATTGCCATGTCAGACTTTCTCGTCCCGATACTTGATTTTGTTCCCGAGAAGCGTCCTACAGCTGCACAGTTGCTTCAGCACCCATGGTTTGATGCTGGACCCCTTCGACGGCAGCCCAGAGCGCTGGCGGACACGGCTGAGAATCCAGTTGATGGTGCTCCAGagaacaaaggcaaggagaaaGACGATGAAAGAGATGCAATGGCAGCGGAGCTGGGGAACATCGCCATAGATGGCGCTTCTTCATCCAAGACAGTGAAGGATCCCCAAGCAAGCTCCAAGCAAAAGATTGCAAATGGTACGCCTTCTAAGAAGTGA
- the LOC123122823 gene encoding SRSF protein kinase 1 isoform X1, whose translation MAEAPAASRRAEEAGSRRRAEEEAEAAAAADGDGDSSVYTSEDEGTEDYRRGGYHAVRPGDTFKQGAYVVQSKLGWGHFSTVWLAWDTAHSRYVALKVQKSAQHYTEAAMDEIKILRQIADGDPEDSRCVVKLLDHFKHSGPNGSHVCMVFEFLGDNLLTLIKYTDYRGIPLPMVKEICRHVLIGLDYLHRELSIIHTDLKPENILLVSTIDPSKDPRKSGVPLVPPAARAIEPPPRAPAAPSVSTGLTRNQKKKIRKKAKRVAASTSEGNGAVASVDTDESDDKGDLSTANEGSPSEDGDRKRGGGHRRGSKGTRKRMAMEAELSCKLVDFGNACWTYKQFTSDIQTRQYRCPEVLLGSKYSTSADLWSFACICFELASGDVLFDPHSGDNFDRDEQDHLALMMELLGMMPRKIALGGRYSRDYFNRYGDLRHIRRLRFWPLSKVLVEKYEFSDIDAIAMSDFLVPILDFVPEKRPTAAQLLQHPWFDAGPLRRQPRALADTAENPVDGAPENKGKEKDDERDAMAAELGNIAIDGASSSKTVKDPQASSKQKIANGTPSKK comes from the exons ATGGCCGAGGCTCCGGCGGCGAGCCGCAGGGCGGAGGAGGCGGGGAGCCGGCGccgcgcggaggaggaggcggaggcggcggccgccgccgacgGGGACGGGGACAGCAGCGTCTACACCTCCGAGGACGAGGGCACGGAGGACTACCGCCGCGGCGGCTACCACGCCGTCCGCCCCGGCGACACCTTCAAGCAGGGCGCCTACGTCGTGCAGTCCAAGCTCGGCTGGGGCCACTTCTCCACCGTCTGGCTCGCCTGGGACACCGCCCACTCC AGGTATGTGGCCCTCAAGGTGCAGAAGAGCGCACAGCACTACACGGAGGCTGCCATGGATGAGATCAAGATCTTGAGGCAGATTGCCGATGGCGACCCTGAAGACTCCCGCTGTGTTGTGAAGCTTCTTGACCACTTCAAGCACTCAGGCCCCAACGGGAGCCATGTCTGCATGGTGTTTGAGTTTCTTGGTGATAACTTGCTCACCCTGATCAAGTACACGGACTATCGCGGGATTCCGCTTCCGATGGTTAAGGAGATATGCCGGCATGTGCTCATTGGCCTTGACTACCTCCACCGCGAGCTTTCTATTATCCACACTGATCTGAAGCCTGAGAATATATTGCTCGTGTCCACTATTGACCCCTCGAAGGATCCCCGGAAGTCAGGTGTGCCACTGGTGCCCCCTGCTGCAAGGGCCATCGAGCCACCTCCAAGGGCACCTGCTGCACCATCAGTAAGTACTGGCCTCACCAGGAACCAAAAGAAGAAGATCCGGAAGAAAGCCAAACGTGTAGCTGCTTCAACTTCAGAAGGCAATGGGGCAGTGGCATCTGTTGACACGGATGAATCGGATGATAAGGGAGATCTGAGTACAGCAAATGAGGGCAGTCCTAGCGAGGATGGGGacaggaagagaggagggggacaTAGGCGGGGCAGCAAAGGGACTAGGAAGAGGATGGCGATGGAAGCTGAACTAAGCTGCAAGCTGGTGGACTTTGGAAATGCATGTTGGACGTACAAGCAGTTCACAAGTGATATCCAAACAAGGCAATACAGATGTCCTGAGGTCCTTCTGGGCTCCAAGTACTCTACATCTGCTGACTTGTGGTCCTTTGCATGCATATGCTTTGAACTTGCCTCAGGAGATGTGCTCTTTGATCCGCATAGTGGAGATAACTTTGACAGGGATGAG CAGGATCACCTTGCGCTGATGATGGAGCTACTTGGAATGATGCCTCGAAAG ATTGCCTTGGGTGGCCGATATTCACGTGATTACTTCAATCGTTATGGGGACTTGAGGCACATCCGTCGCTTGCGGTTCTGGCCTCTCAGCAAGGTGCTTGTTGAGAAGTACGAGTTCAGCGATATAGATGCCATTGCCATGTCAGACTTTCTCGTCCCGATACTTGATTTTGTTCCCGAGAAGCGTCCTACAGCTGCACAGTTGCTTCAGCACCCATGGTTTGATGCTGGACCCCTTCGACGGCAGCCCAGAGCGCTGGCGGACACGGCTGAGAATCCAGTTGATGGTGCTCCAGagaacaaaggcaaggagaaaGACGATGAAAGAGATGCAATGGCAGCGGAGCTGGGGAACATCGCCATAGATGGCGCTTCTTCATCCAAGACAGTGAAGGATCCCCAAGCAAGCTCCAAGCAAAAGATTGCAAATGGTACGCCTTCTAAGAAGTGA
- the LOC123122819 gene encoding rust resistance kinase Lr10-like, whose product MPSWWLLLHCLAAVLTMDVEGRHDRYACPHFSCGHLQDVHYPFRLRGDPTECGSPSYELVCAGDRATIQINTGTYLVTEIDYELSYFRVVDANLDMSSSCPLPRWDQRPYLNGLQRPNGFIDLLPPAVTWANFVNCSRAITNSSDYKPVACLSTSTSFVYVLVNSYYVEKLKPSCGYLAMAALGDRSMRYDNASHGTLVRSLRGGFRVLFPLYDTTPGSFTGCLKDLNNLRSTQHLHSLRSAIVFSPLILKFVAGVCRLVVAPLVVLFFLAHKYWKTRITIDAVEKFLQMQQMIGPTRYAYTDIVAVTGHFRDKLGQGGYGSVYKGILLPGDVHVAIKMLDGKSCCDGEDFISEVSTIGRIHNVNVVRLVGFCSEEMRRALVYEYMPHGSLDKYIFSAEKSFSWDKLSEIALGIARGINYLHQGCDMQILHFDIKPHNILLDTNFVPKVADFGLAKLYPRDNSFVPMSALRGTIGYIAPEMISRSFGVISSKSDVYSFGMLLLEMAGGRRNADPNAANSSQAFYPSWVYDRLTKHEPGEISAEMHELERKLCLVGLCCIQMKSHDRPEMSEVIEMLEGSVDSVPVPSRPFFCDDEHSSVVEPYHFLSELTTISEEGE is encoded by the exons ATGCCTTCATGGTGGTTGCTGCTGCATTGCCTGGCCGCTGTTCTTACCATGGATGTTGAGGGGCGACATGATAGGTACGCCTGCCCTCATTTTTCTTGCGGCCATCTCCAGGACGTCCACTACCCTTTCCGCCTGCGAGGCGATCCAACTGAGTGCGGTTCTCCGTCATACGAGCTGGTTTGCGCCGGCGACCGGGCTACAATTCAGATCAACACAGGGACATACTTGGTCACCGAGATCGACTACGAACTTTCATACTTCCGGGTCGTGGATGCCAACCTGGACATGAGCAGCAGCTGCCCTCTTCCTCGCTGGGACCAGCGCCCTTACCTAAATGGTCTCCAGAGGCCCAACGGCTTCATCGATTTGCTCCCCCCCGCGGTTACATGGGCAAACTTTGTGAATTGTTCACGGGCGATCACGAACAGCAGTGACTACAAACCGGTGGCTTGCCTGAGCACCAGCACTTCTTTCGTCTATGTGTTGGTCAACTCTTATTATGTCGAGAAGCTTAAGCCTTCTTGCGGGTACTTGGCCATGGCTGCTTTGGGTGATCGGAGCATGCGGTATGATAACGCAAGCCACGGAACTTTGGTACGATCCCTCAGAGGAGGGTTTCGTGTTTTGTTTCCTTTATACGACACGACGCCTGGGAGCTTCACGGGCTGCCTAAAGGATCTGA ATAATTTGCGTTCCACTCAGCACCTTCACTCACTACGCTCTGCGATAGTATTCTCCCCGTTAATATTGAAGTTCGTTGCTG GAGTATGCAGGTTAGTGGTTGCTCCCCTAGTGGTACTGTTCTTCCTGGCACACAAGTATTGGAAAACAAGGATCACAATCGATGCAGTCGAGAAGTTCCTACAAATGCAGCAAATGATCGGCCCGACAAGGTATGCCTACACAGATATTGTCGCGGTCACAGGCCATTTCAGAGACAAGCTGGGTCAGGGAGGCTATGGCTCCGTCTACAAGGGCATTCTGCTCCCAGGCGATGTCCATGTGGCCATCAAGATGTTGGACGGCAAATCCTGCTGCGATGGAGAAGATTTCATCAGTGAGGTCTCCACCATCGGCAGGATCCACAATGTCAATGTGGTCCGTCTGGTCGGGTTCTGCTCGGAGGAAATGAGGAGGGCGCTAGTCTACGAGTATATGCCCCATGGTTCTCTTGATAAGTACATCTTCTCTGCGGAGAAGAGTTTCTCCTGGGACAAGCTCAGTGAGATTGCCTTGGGCATTGCTAGGGGGATCAACTACCTGCATCAAGGATGCGACATGCAGATTCTACACTTTGACATCAAGCCGCACAACATCCTTCTTGACACCAATTTTGTCCCAAAAGTTGCCGATTTTGGCCTTGCCAAGCTATACCCAAGGGACAACAGTTTTGTGCCCATGAGCGCCCTACGGGGAACAATCGGATACATAGCTCCTGAGATGATATCCCGGAGCTTTGGCGTCATATCCAGCAAGTCCGATGTTTACAGCTTTGGGATGCTGCTGCTGGAGATGGCTGGAGGACGCAGGAACGCAGACCCGAACGCGGCAAACTCAAGCCAGGCATTCTACCCATCGTGGGTGTATGACCGGCTAACTAAACATGAACCGGGTGAGATATCTGCTGAGATGCATGAATTGGAGAGGAAGCTGTGCCTTGTTGGTCTGTGTTGCATCCAGATGAAGTCTCACGATCGGCCAGAGATGAGCGAAGTCATAGAGATGCTCGAGGGGAGCGTTGACAGCGTGCCGGTGCCTTCAAGGCCATTCTTCTGTGATGATGAGCACAGCTCTGTAGTGGAGCCTTACCATTTCCTCTCTGAGCTGACTACCATTTCGGAGGAGGGTGAGTGA